One genomic window of Fusarium keratoplasticum isolate Fu6.1 chromosome 3, whole genome shotgun sequence includes the following:
- a CDS encoding HET domain-containing protein, translating into MKPTAGEPMKLEEDPASQQYELKLYDQRCEAGVVQHCILCRNITRRRFPYTLNTEDSLFQASARECSVCAAVCDSLTGIRSSFQAQWNSLDFRFNACSKTPRFFASEVTLNDTYRYTQFQIFTELGQPGSEPIIGAARSIAAESNSSQCFDLIRHWIAECAQHPACAPPSSSARLPTRLLDLQAGKGNDGHIRLYETHGGETDLYIALSHCWGPKGLPAAAKTTNATKDARMQGIRIEALPKSFRDAIAICHELGIRYLWIDSLCIIQQDKDDWEKECSRMRDVYRNSYLTISMARSRDSSEGCFSIRPSKYLSTKVGSINHQGQAYDIMARESVKHYEMAGLDSQNLNFPLFSRAWTFQERLLPQRVVHYGETELIWECNTLCDCECAASREFLAPWDWEKSPKVMFANMMNRPRHGPEFRRGWAILMRRFSLMQLSFDADRLPSLSGLAQDLECSETGRYLAGLWERELPWMIGWISMGKDACRPSSDPKPPSWSWTSVESIWVSWNYSADLSGHGVWTTMWPNGRDLTEHNDAFRIVQCTVESKDYTPLGEHDAFGRVSSGTLIVSGRLVSAVLRDDFFCERNTIQQRFSPDVRGEPGLYITGRPVYCLMIGAMSTKSSKYPGLVTVSSLILRLREGDVEGRRTYERIGLMSQNNHFSWKETPAWWEDAESAVVEIT; encoded by the exons ATGAAGCCCACAGCCGGGGAGCCCATGAAACTTGAAGAAGACCCAGCGTCGCAACAGTATGAGCTGAAGCTTTACGACCAGCGGTGCGAGGCGGGAGTCGTACAGCATTGCATCCTCTGCCGCAACATCACCCGCAGACGATTTCCCTACACATTGAACACAGAAGACAGTCTTTTCCAGGCCTCGGCTCGAGAATGCAGCGTGTGCGCCGCTGTATGCGACAGCTTGACAGGGATCCGGTCAAGCTTCCAGGCGCAGTGGAACTCGCTGGACTTCCGCTTCAATGCCTGTAGCAAAACACCGAGATTCTTTGCTTCAGAGGTGACACTGAATGACACATATCGATATACCCAGTTTCAGATCTTTACTGAGCTCG GTCAGCCAGGCTCTGAGCCCATCATCGGCGCGGCGAGGAGCATCGCGGCCGAGTCCAATTCAAGCCAATGCTTTGATCTCATACGACATTGGATCGCAGAGTGTGCTCAGCACCCAGCGTGCGCTCCCCCGTCCTCTTCCGCCAGACTGCCCACCCGCCTTCTCGACCTGCAGGCGGGTAAGGGTAATGATGGCCATATCAGGTTGTATGAGACACACGGGGGAGAGACAGATCTGTACATCGCACTCAGTCATTGCTGGGGCCCCAAAGGCCTTCCAGCTGCAGCCAAGACAACAAACGCCACCAAGGATGCTCGCATGCAAGGAATTCGAATCGAAGCCTTGCCCAAGTCTTTCCGagacgccatcgccatatGTCATGAGCTCGGAATACGGTACCTGTGGATTGACTCACTGTGCATCATCCAACAGGATAAGGATGATTGGGAGAAGGAGTGCTCCCGTATGAGAGATGTGTACAGAAACTCGTACTTGACGATATCCATGGCCCGCTCCCGTGACAGTTCCGAAGGGTGCTTCTCAATACGTCCCAGTAAGTATCTGTCCACAAAGGTTGGGTCCATCAACCACCAGGGCCAGGCCTACGACATCATGGCAAGGGAGAGTGTCAAGCACTACGAAATGGCGGGATTGGACAGTCAAAATTTGAAtttccctctcttttcaCGGGCATGGACTTTTCAAGAGCGGCTGCTCCCTCAACGCGTGGTGCACTACGGCGAGACAGAGCTGATCTGGGAGTGCAATACCTTGTGCGACTGCGAGTGCGCTGCTTCTCGGGAGTTTCTGGCCCCTTGGGACTGGGAGAAGAGCCCCAAAGTCATGTTTGCCAACATGATGAACCGACCAAGGCATGGGCCAGAATTTCGCCGTGGCTGGGCCATCCTGATGCGGCGCTTCTCCCTCATGCAGCTCAGCTTCGACGCCGATCGCCTTCCATCTCTCTCTGGACTTGCCCAGGATTTAGAGTGTAGTGAAACGGGGAGATACCTTGCTGGCCTGTGGGAGAGGGAACTGCCCTGGATGATAGGGTGGATTAGTATGGGCAAAGACGCATGCCGCCCATCCTCGGATCCAAAACCCCCAAGCTGGTCCTGGACATCAGTCGAGAGCATTTGGGTTTCTTGGAACTATAGCGCTGATCTGAGCGGCCACGGCGTGTGGACCACTATGTGGCCAAATGGAAGGGACCTGACGGAGCACAACGATGCGTTCAGGATAGTCCAATGCACAGTCGAGAGCAAGGACTATACACCTCTCGGAGAACATGACGCGTTTGGTCGAGTCTCCTCTGGCACACTCATCGTCTCCGGACGACTTGTCTCTGCTGTACTGCGGGATGACTTCTTTTGCGAGCGAAACACGATCCAGCAACGTTTCAGTCCGGATGTGCGAGGGGAACCAGGTCTCTATATCACAGGACGGCCGGTCTACTGCCTCATGATCGGCGCCATGAGCACCAAGAGCTCCAAGTATCCCGGCCTAGTCACTGTTTCCTCCCTGATTCTGAGACTTCGGGAAGGAGATGTCGAGGGGAGACGTACCTATGAGCGGATTGGACTCATGAGCCAGAACAACCACTTTTCTTGGAAGGAGACACCTGCCTGGTGGGAGGATGCTGAGAGTGCTGTGGTGGAAATTACCTAG
- a CDS encoding DAO domain-containing protein: MSQGIVVVGAGVSGLTTALLLSKANKVTVVAKHMPGDYDIEYTSPWAGANFLPMASKENSRWESRTWPELKRLAENVPEAGIHFQTVAEARMFRRDKDMKGSVHPTDHLLDRDPWCKSLFPDFRELTAEELPQGYQSGSEFTSVCINTATYLQWLLGQCLKNGVIVKRAVLSDISEAKTMSHTGSPASIVINATGLGSLKLGGVNDTTLTPVRGQIVLVRNEGPIMLGVSGTDDGSAEDMYVMQRAGGGGTILGGTYDIGNWNANPDPNIALRIMKRVVNVFPSIAGGKGIEGLDVIRHGVGLRPLRKDGVRIESEKLDDLTWLVHNYGHAGWGYQASYGCAERVVELVEEIKQRSARGSKL, from the exons ATGTCTCAAGGCATTGTGGTTGTAGG TGCCGGTGTGAGCGGCTTGACAACCGCCCTTCTgctctccaaggccaacaaAGTCACTGTCGTTGCAAAGCACATGCCCGGCGACTATGACATTGAGTACACCTCACCATGGGCAGGTGCCAACTTCTTGCC GATGGCAAGCAAGGAAAACTCGCGATGGGAGAGTAGAACCTGGCCAGAGCTGAAAAGACTAGCCGAGAACGTCCCCGAGGCCGGTATTCACTTTCAGA CTGTTGCAGAGGCCCGAATGTTCAGGCGAGACAAGGACATGAAGGGTTCTGTCCACCCTACCGatcatcttcttgaccgCGATCCTTGGTGCAAGTCTCTGTTTCCCGACTTTCGGGAGCTGACGGCCGAGGAATTGCCCCAAGGGTATCAATCCGGCAGTGAGTTCACTAGTGTTTGTATCAACACTGCGACATACCTCCAATGGCTCCTGGGTCAATGCTTGAAAAACGGCGTGATCGTAAAGAGGGCCGTTCTCTCAGACATCAGCGAAGCTAAGACAATGAGCCACACCGGTTCTCCGGCATCCATTGTCATCAACGCCACAGGCCTGGGCTCTCTCAAGCTCGGCGGCGTCAATGACACTACACTCACACCTGTTAGAGGCCAGATAGTCTTGGTTCGCAACGAAGGCCCCATCATGCTTGGAGTATCCGGCACAGACGATGGATCTGCCGAGGACATGTATGTGATGCAAAGAGCAGGAGGCGGAGGTACCATCCTCGGAGGAACCTACGACATTGGCAATTGGAACGCCAACCCCGATCCCAACATTGCGCTACGCATCATGAAGCGCGTTGTCAATGTTTTCCCCAGCATCGCCGGTGGAAAGGGCATTGAGGGTCTGGACGTGATCCGACATGGTGTGGGTTTGCGACCACTGCGAAAGGATGGAGTTAGGATTGAGAGCGAGAAGCTTGACGACTTGACCTGGCTTGTTCACAACTATGGGCATGCTGGTTGGGGATACCAGGCATCTTATGGATGTGCTGAGAGAGTTGTGGAGTTAGTTGAGGAGATTAAGCAGCGCAGTGCGAGAGGATCCAAGCTGTGA
- a CDS encoding Zn(2)-C6 fungal-type domain-containing protein: MVTSPTKGCAYSPLRTPRASSLRSIDTALRYPTLLRVRNMASRQPACDPCRRAKLACDHTRPVCSRCRSQQKQGLCTYRVSPFKRKRASASSPQPQESRPSRRRSSQDVTPTRTSSQTPVTNKTYLYPNPGHIGRSSHVAIFNQIFPDQSDESPTAATGHSGSPNSVSPEGPSLDDNPLARKGAGLLKKLLESYSLSSMERFVSFWIEKGVNLPLAEPFVALCAQISNYSCLSTFEGPDWHFRMAQKMLANTTRPLEYDGNTGFSEYVAQFTGENTRWETLGLFLSAVLRALIEIPFFPTLYTTEDSQRDLKNKLLALVGCSLDVCLSLDCLNDLQHVIQYENTITYTYTSGDQSFFLYRRLGDVMASVFALGYHEDLDAKSDTPQFLIQLRKAAFARIYSADKNGSLFLGRPPRLSKRFSCFQLPDSRLPLDCTTATLEPIGTREWDPESVMNYRAETRWSALCAFVKEEVMELMFDNSRTDCRQKIEALQEMADSQWNALPPHFRLSTSIKQHSDAPFERDFVASTRLNYLHTTFLIRRLALDRLSEPAAPLIEVSIEMLKLAVEVMVLREELSNSGTRLTWKIAHYGLPAAGIIIMAMLNQHPTPQCLRISRSRVLQDLAVLVAEVERGTVVKAEDPNYAILSKATQTIQRFLDFIHSEQPIEAAPPQLSEQLHPDAPWGQQLGQDLESEFSFWQGIADHPSLYTQYLLPSGELPGEPSNMPGPEET; this comes from the exons ATGGTGACTTCACCAACAAAGGGTTGTGCGTATTCTCCGCTCCGAACACCCCGTGCGTCTTCTCTCCGCTCCATTGACACTGCTCTCCGATACCCAACCCTTCTCCGAGTTCGAAACATGGCTTCCAGGCAACCTGCGTGTGATCCCTGTAGAAGAGCCAAGCTTGCATGCGACCACACTCGTCCAGTCTGCTCCCGTTGTCGGAGCCAACAGAAGCAGGGGTTATGCACATACAGGGTTTCTCCCTTCAAGAGGAAGCGTGCAAGCGCTTCTTCGCCGCAGCCTCAAGAAAGTCGTCCTAGCCG TCGCCGCAGCTCTCAAGATGTCACCCCAACTCGTACCAGTTCTCAGACCCCTGTCACCAACAAGACCTACCTGTATCCCAACCCGGGGCATATCGGACGTTCAAGTCAtgtcgccatcttcaaccaaaTATTTCCTGACCAGTCAGACGAATCTCCAACTGCTGCAACAGGGCATAGTGGTTCCCCGAATTCCGTAAGCCCTGAGGGTCCCTCCTTGGATGATAACCCTTTGGCTAGAAAAGGAGCCGGGCTATTAAAAAAACTCCTAGAATCGTATAGTCTATCGTCTATGGAGAGGTTCGTCTCCTTCTGGATTGAAAAGGGGGTAAACCTGCCCCTTGCAGAACCCTTTGTGGCCCTCTGCGCCCAAATATCCAACTACTCCTGTCTATCAACCTTCGAGGGTCCAGATTGGCACTTTAGAATGGCCCAAAAGATGTTAGCCAACACAACCCGGCCCTTGGAGTATGACGGCAACACAGGTTTCTCTGAATATGTTGCTCAGTTCACAGGGGAAAATACACGCTGGGAGACTTTAGGCCTCTTCTTGAGCGCTGTTCTTCGGGCTTTGATCGAGATTCCCTTCTTTCCTACTCTGTATACTACAGAGGACAGCCAACGCGATCTGAAAAATAAGTTGCTGGCCTTGGTCGGCTGCTCCCTGGACGTTTGTCTCTCCTTGGACTGCTTGAACGACCTGCAACATGTGATCCAGTACGAAAACACGATTACCTACACATACACAAGCGGAGATCAAA GCTTTTTCTTATATCGAAGGCTCGGGGACGTCATGGCGTCCGTCTTTGCACTCGGATACCACGAAGACTTAGACGCCAAGTCTGACACACCTCAGTTTCTCATCCAACTACGAAAAGCGGCGTTTGCGCGTATCTACTCGGCAGACAAGAATGGTTCCCTTTTCCTTGGTAGGCCACCGCGTCTGAGCAAGAGATTCTCTTGTTTTCAGCTTCCTGATAGTCGCCTACCTCTGGATTGTACTACAGCGACGCTTGAGCCGATTGGCACTCGTGAATGGGATCCAGAGTCGGTTATGAACTACAGAGCGGAGACTAGGTGGTCGGCTTTGTGTGCCTTTGTGAAGGAAGAGGTGATGGAGCTTATGTTTGACAACAGCCGCACCGACTGCCGGCAGAAGATTGA AGCCTTACAAGAAATGGCAGACTCACAATGGAACGCTCTCCCACCGCACTTCCGTCTAAGCACCAGCATCAAACAACACAGCGACGCTCCGTTTGAACGCGACTTTGTGGCCAGCACACGTCTCAACTACTTACACACAACGTTTCTTATCCGCCGCCTGGCACTGGATCGTCTATCCGAGCCGGCAGCGCCCCTTATTGAAGTTTCAATCGAGATGCTCAAGCTTGCTGTCGAGGTTATGGTTCTACGGGAAGAGCTGTCAAATTCGGGTACTAGGCTCACCTGGAAG ATCGCTCACTATGGACTGCCTGCTGCGGGTATAATCATAATGGCGATGCTTAACCAGCACCCCACGCCACAGTGCCTACGAATTTCCAGGTCTAGGGTTCTTCAGGACCTCGCAGTTCTCGTGGCCGAAGTTGAGAGAGGTACGGTGGTCAAGGCAGAAGACCCCAACTACGCCATCCTATCGAAAGCCACGCAAACAATCCAGCGATTTCTCGACTTTATCCACAGCGAGCAACCCATAGAGGCAGCCCCGCCGCAGTTATCGGAGCAGCTGCATCCTGACGCGCCGTGGGGACAGCAGCTGGGACAGGACTTGGAGTCTGAGTTTTCATTCTGGCAGGGCATTGCAGACCATCCCTCTTTGTACACTCAGTATCTTTTGCCGTCGGGTGAATTACCTGGGGAGCCCTCCAACATGCCGGGGCCAGAAGAAACTTAG
- a CDS encoding Protein kinase domain-containing protein, whose translation MSALKEDLLTMVGKQIRSRLRPNDDDRLDDDDTEPPPQFLPLGDLESLLSEGTVKEIIAEALRKSEAEAAEITKKICGNRSEPRRMKILATLILIENVEYMRHFLDHAVWDAQLPLSRESIQTVFRDWKPGHIDYFCHRQYEMLAPVFDFSTIEHRKFRKNSRMPFRERLEWEFRGAHGTISKVKIDQDHQSWNPDSAPEYDTTYFAIKKFIAQDNTKFSQEMKALERFSHPNKGHKHLVRLLLSYELAGEFFMIFPWAQGNLAQFWETNPSNPESRDDLSWFIQQCQGMANGLRKVHKDNSWPPRRCSIGDTSLVDARNRGRHGDIKPENILFFAEAGQARGHLVIADFTLMRFHSMDTVDCTEASKVGFSRTYCPPEVEAGPRTSVNQKYDIWTLGCVYLEFITWYLIGYDAIRKDCFKSPSGELLESFNMVRLNDDKKHGVHTDKFFNQTDGSGAEVKNSVVKASRSRLWAFDYWANHHQWISMLHGKQHCSRALHDFLDLVEKRMLAPLPSDRCSMAQVDIELTKILNDCQSDQYCHVGDPRLISNNENFPPKFTKQSRQYPKPPLLTLPTSTPSPESRPNPDLDVIKNAFADVILPGHQPPTTTSQGNASSSTLEGQPTRGVKRKAGQHLSQLETRYTFKRRATSNHSFRSNSPRPFDHTDVSLGVGLDRPDSLDGASFLTTDNVTLVDTEDGDQVYLANSGDRNPDDSLKVCS comes from the exons ATGTCGGCGCTTAAG GAAGACCTTTTGACCATGGTCGGGAAGCAAATTCGTTCCAGACTCCGACCAAACGACGATGACCGACTAGACGACGATGATACCGAACCTCCACCTCAATTCCTCCCACTGGGTGATCTAGAGTCTCTCTTGTCTGAAGGAACTGTGAAGGAGATAATAGCCGAGGCTTTGCGAAAAAGCGAAGCTGAAGCAGCCGAGATAACGAAGAAGATATGCGGAAACAGATCCGAACCAAGGCGGATGAAGATACTCGCAACACTGATTCTTATTGAGAATGTCGAGTACATGCGGCACTTCTTGGACCACGCCGTGTGGGATGCCCAGCTGCCCCTGTCTCGTGAGTCTATCCAGACAGTTTTTCGGGACTGGAAACCAGGCCACATCGACTACTTCTGTCACAGGCAGTATGAGATGCTTGCACCTGTCTTCGATTTCAGTACCATTGAGCACCGCAAGTTCCGGAAGAACAGTCGTATGCCCTTTCGGGAGCGTCTTGAGTGGGAATTCAGAGGCGCTCACGGAACGatctccaaggtcaagattgACCAAGACCACCAATCCTGGAACCCCGACTCG GCTCCTGAGTATGACACAACCTATTTTGCCATAAAGAAGTTCATCGCTCAGGATAATACCAAGTTCAGTCAAGAGATGAAGGCATTGGAGCGGTTCAGCCATCCCAACAAGGGGCACAAGCACCTCGTCCGGCTTCTCCTGTCATATGAGCTAGCAGGCGAATTCTTCATGATTTTCCCTTGGGCTCAAGGAAACTTGGCCCAGTTCTGGGAGACTAACCCCAGCAATCCTGAATCACGAGACGACTTGTCATGGTTCATCCAGCAATGCCAGGGCATGGCCAACGGGCTACGCAAAGTTCACAAGGACAATTCTTGGCCACCAAGGCGTTGCTCTATTGGAGACACATCTCTAGTCGATGCCCGAAACAGAGGTCGGCATGGGGATATCAAGCCTGAGAatatcctcttcttcgcagAAGCAGGACAAGCACGGGGGCACCTCGTCATTGCTGACTTTACATTGATGCGATTTCATTCTATGGACACTGTGGACTGCACTGAAGCCAGCAAAGTAGGCTTTTCTCGAACGTATTGTCCCCCCGAAGTGGAAGCAGGTCCACGGACCAGTGTCAACCAGAAATATGATATCTGGACCTTGGGCTGCGTCTACTTGGAGTTCATTACTTGGTATCTCATCGGATACGATGCAATTCGAAAGGATTGCTTCAAGAGCCCCTCCGGGGAACTCTTGGAGAGCTTCAATATGGTCAGACTGAACGATGACAAGAAGCATGGTGTGCACACTGACAAATTCTTCAACCAAACCGACGGGTCTGGGGCCGAAGTCAAGAACTCGGTAGTAAAGGCAAGCAGAAGTAGACTCTGGGCCTTTGATTATTGGGCTAATCATCACCAGTGGATCAGTATGCTCCATGGGAAACAACATTGCTCTCGCGCCTTGCACGATTTCCTGGATCTGGTGGAGAAGCGCATGCTGGCTCCATTGCCCAGCGACCGATGCTCGATGGCTCAGGTAGACATCGAGCTGACTAAAATTCTAAATGATTGTCAATCCGATCAATATTGCCACGTGGGCGATCCGAGACTCATTTCCAACAATGAAAACTTCCCTCCCAAGTTCACCAAGCAG TCTAGGCAATATCCCAAGCCTCCCCTGCTGACCTTGCCGACGTCTACCCCTTCTCCAGAAAGTCGACCAAACCCAGATCTCGACGTCATTAAAAATGCCTTTGCCGACGTAATATTACCAGGACACCAACCACCCACGACAACCAGTCAGGGCAAtgcatcctcgtccacaTTGGAGGGCCAACCAACTAGGGGAGTGAAAAGGAAAGCAGGCCAGCATCTTTCGCAGCTTGAAACTCGGTATACTTTTAAAAGAAGGGCAACGAGTAATCACAGTTTCAGGTCCAATTCGCCCAGACCGTTTGACCATACTGATGTTTCACTGGGAGTTGGTTTGGATCGCCCAGACTCATTAGATGGAGCCTCCTTCCTCACAACCGACAATGTAACGCTTGTTGACACCGAGGATGGGGATCAGGTGTATCTGGCAAATTCTGGGGATAGAAATCCTGATGATTCTCTCAAGGTTTGCAGCTAG